Within the Halomonas sp. HL-93 genome, the region TTGAAGAGCGCCTGGAAGACGTCATGACCCCTCTTGATGTCTCGGTCATTGGCTGTGTCGTTAACGGCCCAGGCGAAGCTAAAGAAACCGATATTGGCCTCACCGGCGGTAGCCCCGCCAACCTGGTGTATATCGACGGCAAACCGGCCAGCAAATTACGCAATGACCACCTCGTCGATGACTTGGAGCGGCTGATCCGCGACAAAGTACGCGAAAAACAGCAGCAGCAGGAAAACACGATCGCCCGTAGCGTTTAATGACGCCACGGGACAGCCGACCCAGGGAGTTTGCCTTGAGCAAGTCTGTAGCCAAAAAAATTCAAGCCATTCGTGGTATGAACGACCTATTGCCCAGCGAAAGCCCTCGCTGGCAATTTTTTGAAGGGAAAGTACGCCAGTTAATGCAGCGCTACGGCTTTGCGGAAATTCGCATGCCAATTGTTGAGCAAACTGCACTGTTCGCACGCTCCATCGGCGAAGTGACCGACATCGTCGAAAAAGAAATGTACACCTTCGACGACCGCAACGGGGATAGCCTCACCTTACGCCCTGAAGGCACCGCCAGCTGCGTGCGCGCTGCCATGGAGCACGGCCTTTTGCACAATCAGACCCAGCGGTTGTGGTACCAGGGGCCGATGTTTCGCCATGAGCGGCCGCAAAAAGGCCGCTATCGGCAATTTCACCAAGTCGGCATTGAGGCCTACGGCTTCGAAGGCCCGGACATTGATGCCGAGGTCATTCTGCTCTCAGCCCGTCTATGGCAAGAGCTTGGGTTGATGGAACACGTCACGTTAGAGCTTAATTCATTAGGTTCAAGCGAGGCCCGCGCCGCTTACCGCGACAAACTGGTAGCCTACTTCGAACAGCACCGCGAGGTGCTCGACGAAGACTCAAAGCGACGCCTAACCAGCAACCCGCTGCGTATTCTGGATTCCAAAAACCCGGCCATGGCCGAGATGCTCGATGGCGCACCGCGTTTGATGGATCACTTAGATGAGCCGTCACGTGAGCATTTTGAACAGCTAAAGGCCATGCTCGACGCGGCGGGCATCGGCTATGTAACCAACCCTCGGCTGGTACGTGGACTCGACTATTATTCGCGCACCGTGTTTGAGTGGACCACATCGGCACTTGGCAGCCAGGGCACCGTATGCGCAGGGGGCCGTTACGATGGCCTCGTCGAGCAGCTAGGTGGCAAACCCACTCCGGCGGTCGGCTTTGCCATGGGCATTGAGCGCTTGATTCTGCTGCTTGAGACCCTTGACTTAGTGCCCGAAGAAGCCGGCAGCGATGTGTACCTGCTACCGATGGATGAGGCGGCGACTATTTCCGCTATCACCCTGGCCGAACAGCTACGCAGTGAGCTGCCCTGGCTACGCCTGCAATTGCATTGCGGCGGCGGCAGCTTTAAAAGCCGCATGAAAAAAGCCGACAAAAGCGGTGCAGCGTTCGCCCTGCTGCTAGGTGAGGACGAATTAGCCGAGCAAGTCGTCACGCTTAAAGCGTTGCGCGACGACCAACCACAGCAACGCGTCCCCCAGGTGTCGCTGGCCCATGCGCTTAGCGAACAGCTAACCCATACCCCTTAAATGGACGGCAGGCATACCCTGCCGCTCGACCCATTATGACCTTGCCCAGAGCGGCGGTCATTGCTGAATAGGAGGCCGCCCGTGGCGGATAGAAGCGAAGACGAACAGCTGGATGTGATCAAGCGCTGGTGGAAAGAAAACGGCACGTCACTGATAGCTGGCGCTGCGCTAGCGGCAGCCGGCGTGTTTGGCTGGAACGCTTGGCAAGATTACCAAACCGGAAAATCCGAGGCGGCGTCGGTGCGCTACCAGGATCTGGTAAGTCTCGCAGCTGGAAACGAACTCGAAGGCGACCAGCTCAGCGAAGCCCGCGAGATGGTCGATGAGATTGTCAGCGAGCACGACGATACCCTATACGCCGAGTTGGCCTTATTGCTTGACGCACGCCTGGCCGTCCAGCAAGACGATTTGGACAGTGCTGCTGAATCGCTCAGCCAGGTGGCGGAATCCTCCGAGCGGCGTTACGTGCAAAGCCTTGCATGGCTGCGTTTAGCGCGTATCGCCATCGCTAATGAACAGCCAGAAGACGCACTCGAATTACTCGACGAACCCATTACTGAGACCCTGGCGGCACAGCAAGCCGACGTGCAGGGCGATGCCTATCTAGCAATGGGCCAGAACGATCAGGCGCGTGACGCCTGGCAACGCGCTCTGGAACTGGCACAGGAACAAGATCAGCCGCTTTATGGCGTGCAATTCAAGCTTGACGATCTCGGCGCTGAGGAGACAGCTCAATGAAACCCTTGTTTTCAACATCTACGCTTTCGAAATCCATGTTTTCGAAATCTGTGTTTTCAACCCCCATGATGCGCGCCACCCTAGGCGCCGCGGCGCTCGCCCTATTGGCTGGCTGTGCAAGCAAAAACGAACCCGCCTACACGCCCAAAGAACTTAAAAGCTTCGAGGAGAGCGCGTCCCTTGAGAGCCTTTGGCAAGAGGACGTAGGCGACGGCCTTGGCCGTGCGCGTTACCCCATCACCCCGGCACGCGAAGGCGATAACCTGTTCGCCGCCGATGCTAATGGCGTGGTCATGTCATTTGCCGCCGATGATGGCGAGGAGCGCTGGGAAGTCGACCTAGATACCCCCATTTCCAGCGCTTTAACCGCCATTGCTGGTCAGGTGTACCTCGGCACCCGCGACGGTGAAGTCATTGCGCTGGATCAGAGCGACGGTAGCGTTAGCTGGCGCTCACGAGTGTCCAGCGAGGTATTGGCCGCTCCCCAAGCCAACCCGGAGTTGCTGGTCGTGCAAAGCATCGACGGTCAGGTGACCGCGCTTGATCGCAATAGTGGTGAAGAACGCTGGGTATATACCAGCTCTCAGCCGTCACTCACTCTGCGCGGCACCGGCACACCGATGGTCATCGAACCGGTAAGCTTTGTCGGTCAAGCTAATGGCCGTCTGGCCACTATTGATAACCGCAACGGCCAGCCGCTTTGGGATATGCAAATTGCTACACCTCAGGGTCAAAGCGAAGTCGAACGCCTGGTTGATATTGCCGGGCAACCCGTACTCAGCCCGGAAGGACGCCTGTTTGTAACGAGTTATAACGGGCAGCTGGTAGCACTGGAAGCGACGCGCGGTAATGTCCTTTGGGAACGCGAACTCTCCAGCCGCCACACCCCCTTGCTGGTAGGTAATTTACTATTTGTGGTCACCGATGAAAGCCATGTGGTCGCCATTGACACTAGTAACGGCCAGGAAGTATGGCGTAACGATGAGTTGGAAGACCGCTGGCTGACAGCCCCATCATTTGCCGATGGCCGCTTGGTGTTTGGCGACTTTGAAGGCTATGTGCACCTGATCGATGCCCGTGAAGGCGAGCTTGTGGGTCGCTCTGAAGTCGACGGCTCGGGGATTAGCGTCCCAGCGATCACCGACGGCAATGTGATTCATGTACTGGCTAATGACGGGCACTTAGAAACGCTGGAAATCTCTCCATGACACCCGTGATTGCATTAGTTGGCCGCCCCAATGTGGGTAAGTCGACGCTGTTTAACCGTCTTACCCGTTCACGGGACGCCCTGGTGGCCGACTTTCCTGGCCTGACCCGTGATCGCAAGTACGGCAACGGCATGCTGGGTAATAAAGCCTATACCGTGATCGACACCGGCGGCATCAGCGGCGACGAAGAAGGCATTGATGCGGCGATGGCGGAGCAGTCGCTGGCCGCCATCGACGAAGCCGATATCGTGCTATTTCTTGTCGATGCGCGGGCAGGGTTAAACGTGGCTGACCAAGCCATTGCCAACCACCTACGGGTCAACCAGAAGAAAACCTGGCTGGTGGTGAATAAGACCGATGGGTTGGAAGAACACTCTGCCATGGGCGATTTCTGGTCAATTGGCCTGGGCGACCCCTGGCCG harbors:
- the hisS gene encoding histidine--tRNA ligase yields the protein MSKSVAKKIQAIRGMNDLLPSESPRWQFFEGKVRQLMQRYGFAEIRMPIVEQTALFARSIGEVTDIVEKEMYTFDDRNGDSLTLRPEGTASCVRAAMEHGLLHNQTQRLWYQGPMFRHERPQKGRYRQFHQVGIEAYGFEGPDIDAEVILLSARLWQELGLMEHVTLELNSLGSSEARAAYRDKLVAYFEQHREVLDEDSKRRLTSNPLRILDSKNPAMAEMLDGAPRLMDHLDEPSREHFEQLKAMLDAAGIGYVTNPRLVRGLDYYSRTVFEWTTSALGSQGTVCAGGRYDGLVEQLGGKPTPAVGFAMGIERLILLLETLDLVPEEAGSDVYLLPMDEAATISAITLAEQLRSELPWLRLQLHCGGGSFKSRMKKADKSGAAFALLLGEDELAEQVVTLKALRDDQPQQRVPQVSLAHALSEQLTHTP
- a CDS encoding YfgM family protein, with the translated sequence MADRSEDEQLDVIKRWWKENGTSLIAGAALAAAGVFGWNAWQDYQTGKSEAASVRYQDLVSLAAGNELEGDQLSEAREMVDEIVSEHDDTLYAELALLLDARLAVQQDDLDSAAESLSQVAESSERRYVQSLAWLRLARIAIANEQPEDALELLDEPITETLAAQQADVQGDAYLAMGQNDQARDAWQRALELAQEQDQPLYGVQFKLDDLGAEETAQ
- the bamB gene encoding outer membrane protein assembly factor BamB, with amino-acid sequence MFSKSVFSTPMMRATLGAAALALLAGCASKNEPAYTPKELKSFEESASLESLWQEDVGDGLGRARYPITPAREGDNLFAADANGVVMSFAADDGEERWEVDLDTPISSALTAIAGQVYLGTRDGEVIALDQSDGSVSWRSRVSSEVLAAPQANPELLVVQSIDGQVTALDRNSGEERWVYTSSQPSLTLRGTGTPMVIEPVSFVGQANGRLATIDNRNGQPLWDMQIATPQGQSEVERLVDIAGQPVLSPEGRLFVTSYNGQLVALEATRGNVLWERELSSRHTPLLVGNLLFVVTDESHVVAIDTSNGQEVWRNDELEDRWLTAPSFADGRLVFGDFEGYVHLIDAREGELVGRSEVDGSGISVPAITDGNVIHVLANDGHLETLEISP